A DNA window from Sphaeramia orbicularis chromosome 22, fSphaOr1.1, whole genome shotgun sequence contains the following coding sequences:
- the LOC115414365 gene encoding LOW QUALITY PROTEIN: rab11 family-interacting protein 5-like (The sequence of the model RefSeq protein was modified relative to this genomic sequence to represent the inferred CDS: inserted 1 base in 1 codon) encodes MSSLNPDEDQKWLPTHVQVTVLRGRGLRGKGKHGTSDVYTIIQLXEKYSTCVAEKTTEPEWREECSFEMQPGVLESRDRGSYPAGSNELVLTVMHRALIGLDVFLGQAVIPLDKLFHDSRCVKNE; translated from the exons ATGTCCTCTCTAAACCCAGACGAGGACCAGAAATGGTTACCGACACACGTCCAGGTGACGGTGCTCCGAGGCAGAGGACTCCGGGGCAAGGGCAAGCACGGAACCAGCGACGTGTACACCATCATCCAGC GGGAGAAATACTCGACCTGCGTGGCGGAGAAGACCACCGAACCGGAGTGGAGGGAGGAGTGCTCGTTTGAGATGCAGCCCGGCGTCCTGGAGAGCCGGGACCGGGGCTCGTACCCGGCCGGGAGCAACGAGCTGGTCCTCACCGTCATGCACCGGGCGCTCATCGGGCTGGACGTGTTCCTGGGGCAGGCTGTGATCCCCCTGGATAAGCTCTTCCACGACAGCAGATGCGTAAAAAATGAGTAG